The Methylomarinum sp. Ch1-1 genome contains the following window.
CACTTGTTTGACACACTCGAACATGAAATCCAGCGCTTTATGCTCGGTAAACTTTTGTAGGATTTGTTGGCGAAATTCCTGCTCGGTCATTTTTTCTTTGGCGCAGATGAAGGCCCATGGCAATATCAATGTGTCTTTGATCAGGTCGGCGACATCGAACACCAAGGCGCCGCGCCGGGTTTTGCCGTGCATGACCGCGAAGCCGTGTGGGATGCCGAGCACCCACAGTGTGGTCGCTCCCAGTCCGTAGGCTAGGTAGTTGCCGTGGTTGAGAAAGATGTTGGCGTCATCGACGCTTTCCGAATTGCGGATGAAATCGCTCTGTTGGGTGCGTTTGACGGCGGTTTTGTATAGGCTTTTGGTCAGTTGCGCTTCGGCGGCCAATAATTCGGTGACGTTTTTCGCGCTATCGATTTTCGCTGTGCAGTTTGCTAACGCGCCCGCTATATCCTCATCGCTGCTGTCAAACCCTTCGGTTTTGAGGTCCTTGTCTTTGGCCCAGACCCGACTTAAATAGTCGATGCGTCCGTGTTGAAATTGCTGGGCGACTTTCAGTCGCTTTTGCTTGTCGAACCAGAATGACAGCCAGCCTTGTATGTATTCCGTGGGTCGGTATTCGCTTTGCGGTGTCAGCCATTCGATTTCATTGCCCATCAACAGCGGCGTGCCTCCGCCTCCGCAAAAGCCGATCAGAACGCCGGCCGAGGCCAGCATCCGTACGGCGGCCTGGGTGATCGAGGTGCCGGTGCCGAGCAGGATCACGGTGGTGTTAGCGATCGGGATATTCCAATATTGCTTTTCTTCTTTGGCTTCGGTCAGATAGAGGACGCGGCCGTCTTTTTGCATGACCCGACATTTTTCCAGGTAATAAATGTTGGCCCTTTTGGAGTGCAGTATGGCTTTAAGGTCGGTGAGTTGATCCATAAACGGTTATCCAGCGATTGAGGATTAAAAAGGATTGAAACGTTTTCGGGATTGGCATTATGCGCCGGCAGGCGGACAAAACTTGTCCTAGCTGCAAAAAATTTCATGAGCCCGTTGAATTCTGCTTTTAACTGCGTCTTTCAAGTCGGCAGGACCGAGGACCTCGATATCGGGCAGATAGCGCATGATGTCCATAATCAGTTCCTCGCTTTTGCCATAAGGAATTTCCAATAGGTAATGTTCCCCATCCCAATAAGCCTTTTGCTTTTCATGCCAACATTGCATGGCGATTTCTCTGGCGATTTTGGGAGAAAATTTCAGTTTGGCTGTTTGTGTTGGTTGGCCGGCGAATATGCCGTAACTTTCCGAAAAGTGCGCCGATAATAATTCCGATCCGATGGGTTTGATGGCTGTATTTTTTAGAGAAACGGCGGTGATGCGGGCGATGGAGAATGTTCTCAGTTCGCTTCGCAGATGGCACCAGGCGTCGACGTACCAGTTGTCCCGGTAATACACCAATGTTTGCGGGCTGATGGTTCTTGTGGTTTCGCGATTGTTGAAGTCGGTGTAGTCGATGGCGACTTGCCGGTTTTTGAATAGCGCTTCGCTGACGGTATAAAGGGTTTTGGACGGCAGGGTTTTTTGTGCGATGGGCAGGACTTTTAGTTTTGCCGTCATGGCGTCGCGGTTCAGTCCCCGGTCACTTAGCAGTTTTGTAATATAGACGTTGGCGCGCTGCATTTCCCGATTAAGTAAACCGTTGCCGAAGGTTTCAAGAATCGATAATAACAAAATCAAAGAAACCAGCTCGCTTTCGTTCATCCATAAACCGGGAAGTTCGAATTGGTCTTGTCTGTCAGGCGTGTAGCGCCAGCCATGAAACTCTGGGGTATATTCCAGCGGGGCGTTAAGCTCCAGTTGCATTTGTTTGAGGGTGCGCTGGATCGTTTTTTCGCTGCATTCCAGCAGTTCGGCCAGTTTGCTGAGTTTGACCGGGAGTCGTCGGTTGCTGAATTCCTGGTGCAGTTGCCAGATGCGATTAAA
Protein-coding sequences here:
- the cas1f gene encoding type I-F CRISPR-associated endonuclease Cas1f is translated as MDQLTDLKAILHSKRANIYYLEKCRVMQKDGRVLYLTEAKEEKQYWNIPIANTTVILLGTGTSITQAAVRMLASAGVLIGFCGGGGTPLLMGNEIEWLTPQSEYRPTEYIQGWLSFWFDKQKRLKVAQQFQHGRIDYLSRVWAKDKDLKTEGFDSSDEDIAGALANCTAKIDSAKNVTELLAAEAQLTKSLYKTAVKRTQQSDFIRNSESVDDANIFLNHGNYLAYGLGATTLWVLGIPHGFAVMHGKTRRGALVFDVADLIKDTLILPWAFICAKEKMTEQEFRQQILQKFTEHKALDFMFECVKQVALQSWESNE
- a CDS encoding helix-turn-helix transcriptional regulator: MDKFNRIWQLHQEFSNRRLPVKLSKLAELLECSEKTIQRTLKQMQLELNAPLEYTPEFHGWRYTPDRQDQFELPGLWMNESELVSLILLLSILETFGNGLLNREMQRANVYITKLLSDRGLNRDAMTAKLKVLPIAQKTLPSKTLYTVSEALFKNRQVAIDYTDFNNRETTRTISPQTLVYYRDNWYVDAWCHLRSELRTFSIARITAVSLKNTAIKPIGSELLSAHFSESYGIFAGQPTQTAKLKFSPKIAREIAMQCWHEKQKAYWDGEHYLLEIPYGKSEELIMDIMRYLPDIEVLGPADLKDAVKSRIQRAHEIFCS